A genomic stretch from Anaerolinea thermophila UNI-1 includes:
- a CDS encoding DUF4097 family beta strand repeat-containing protein, with amino-acid sequence MSAFEQRFTFPENGWLVLQSLGDVLIQGVKQPDVLLRIPEEGMAQVQSQTDRLFISAQSDVEIFVPEQAKIRLEGVTGDASVVGVLGYMEIARVNGDLAMRSCDKVDIGVVNGDVELLQVAGPIVLRRAGGDLFVESRNRVVAEQVGGDVTIRADGLVRAKAGGDLNIQLISVNVEEVHARCGGDLLITAPSGLGAQLDVNSGGFSITLRLPDQTLNLDQPHYSTTLGNGKTLLRLVAGGDVSVQLGDSILQEQKVPRKSFTADFVGGIEIPDLSPFVEDKIRQKMEHATRKAEERARRAEERVRRAMERVEQAQRQVHRRNRWFGFWYEAGKNPEDPAVPKPPEVPKAPEAPETFGTSFSQVTNEERLLVLKMLQEHKITVEEAEQLLAVLDGDLDVE; translated from the coding sequence ATGAGTGCTTTTGAACAGCGCTTCACCTTTCCGGAAAATGGTTGGTTGGTGCTTCAAAGCCTGGGTGATGTCCTGATTCAGGGAGTAAAACAGCCGGATGTGCTTTTACGCATCCCTGAAGAGGGCATGGCTCAGGTTCAATCTCAGACAGACAGGCTCTTCATTTCCGCTCAATCGGATGTAGAAATATTTGTGCCTGAGCAGGCAAAAATTCGCCTTGAAGGCGTAACCGGCGATGCTTCGGTGGTGGGGGTTCTGGGATATATGGAGATTGCCCGGGTGAATGGGGATTTAGCCATGCGCTCTTGCGATAAAGTGGATATAGGTGTTGTCAATGGAGATGTGGAGTTGCTCCAGGTGGCAGGTCCGATCGTTCTTCGGCGGGCGGGGGGTGATTTGTTTGTGGAAAGCCGTAACCGGGTCGTTGCTGAGCAAGTCGGCGGTGATGTGACGATCCGTGCGGATGGCCTGGTGCGAGCTAAAGCCGGCGGAGATTTGAATATCCAACTGATTTCTGTCAATGTAGAAGAGGTTCATGCTCGCTGTGGGGGTGATTTGTTGATTACTGCGCCATCTGGCCTGGGTGCCCAACTGGATGTCAACAGCGGAGGATTTTCTATAACCCTACGCTTGCCTGATCAGACTCTGAACCTTGACCAGCCACATTACAGCACTACCCTGGGAAATGGAAAAACTCTGTTGCGCCTGGTTGCGGGTGGGGATGTTTCTGTTCAACTAGGCGATTCTATCCTGCAAGAGCAAAAAGTTCCCCGTAAGTCCTTTACCGCAGATTTTGTCGGAGGAATAGAAATACCAGACCTTTCCCCTTTTGTAGAGGATAAAATTCGCCAGAAAATGGAGCATGCGACGCGGAAAGCCGAAGAACGTGCCCGTCGTGCTGAGGAACGGGTGCGTCGTGCTATGGAGCGGGTGGAGCAGGCACAGCGGCAAGTCCATCGCAGGAATAGATGGTTTGGATTCTGGTATGAAGCCGGGAAAAATCCTGAGGATCCAGCCGTTCCGAAGCCGCCCGAAGTCCCCAAGGCTCCAGAAGCACCCGAAACCTTTGGCACTTCGTTTTCGCAGGTGACCAATGAGGAACGCTTACTGGTTCTGAAAATGCTTCAGGAGCATAAAATTACGGTGGAAGAGGCAGAGCAATTACTCGCCGTGCTGGATGGCGATTTGGATGTGGAATAG
- a CDS encoding NADH-quinone oxidoreductase subunit A, which produces MLTAWLYIGIFLVVAVLLPAVAIGLAGILAPKKPNPIKTSVYECGIEVAGPARVQIKAQYYIYALVFLVFDVEMVLLFPWAVAFKQLPLFAVFEGILFLLILLGGLLYAWRKGALEWF; this is translated from the coding sequence ATGTTGACTGCGTGGCTGTATATTGGCATCTTCCTTGTTGTTGCGGTGCTCTTGCCAGCGGTGGCAATTGGACTGGCGGGCATTCTGGCACCTAAAAAACCCAATCCGATTAAAACCTCTGTGTACGAATGTGGTATCGAAGTCGCCGGGCCAGCGCGTGTTCAGATTAAAGCACAGTACTACATTTATGCTCTGGTGTTTCTGGTATTCGATGTAGAAATGGTTTTGCTGTTCCCCTGGGCAGTTGCATTCAAGCAACTGCCTCTTTTTGCGGTATTTGAGGGAATCCTTTTCCTGCTGATTTTGCTGGGCGGTTTGCTCTATGCCTGGCGAAAAGGCGCGCTGGAATGGTTTTAA